Proteins encoded in a region of the Takifugu flavidus isolate HTHZ2018 chromosome 10, ASM371156v2, whole genome shotgun sequence genome:
- the oscp1b gene encoding protein OSCP1 codes for MSSRTLPLLFINLGGEMLYILDQRLRAQNIPADKAKKVMNDIITTMFNKKFLEELFKPQELYSKKALRTVFDRLAHASIMRLNQASMDKLYDLMTMAFKYQVLLCPRPKDILLVSFNHMDAIRDFVKDTPAILNQVDETYQQLIEMYAPMTSGDFQLIRQTLLIFFQDMHIRVSIFLKDKVQNSNGRFVLPTSGPVPFGTQVPGTIRLFSCSGEEVSRLQFSNGGNYSVALREGSFEIFGDRVTKLGTNMYSVSRPVETHMSGTTKTSAQHTKVNTAPNPLAKEELNLLARLMGGLEVQKLGNADTDFRLNLFANDKEEEEALLLRPDELSYGVIKIQATKDQQASAELAKIMGEFTESGDQPASACSKGDDLLAMMDGL; via the exons AAGAACCTTGCCTCTGTTATTCATCAACCTCGGCGGAGAAATGTTGTACATCTTAGACCAGCGGCTTCGAGCTCAAAACATCCCAGCCGACAAAGCTAAGAAAG TTATGAATGACATCATTACCACCATGTTCAACAAAAAGTTCCTTGAAGAGCTTTTCAAGCCCCAGGAGCTCTATTCTAAGAAGGCGCTGCGGACTGTGTTTGACCGGCTGGCCCACGCCTCCATCATGCGACTCAATCAAGCCAGCATGGACAAG CTCTATGACTTGATGACCATGGCGTTCAAGTATCAGGTGCTTCTCTGTCCCCGACCGAAGGACATTCTCCTCGTCTCATTCAACCACATGGATGCAATCAGAGACTTTGTCAAAGACACTCCCGCCATTCTCAACCAGGTCGATGAGACGTACCAACAGCTCATAGAG ATGTATGCACCCATGACAAGCGGGGACTTTCAGTTGATTAGACAAACTCTCCTCATCTTCTTTCAGGACATGCATATCAGG GTGTCCATTTTCCTGAAGGACAAAGTTCAGAACTCCAATGGTCGCTTTGTGCTTCCAACTAGTGGTCCTGTGCCCTTTGGTACCCAAGTTCCTGGTACGATAAG GTTGTTTAGTTGCTCTGGTGAAGAAGTGAGCAGACTGCAGTTCAGTAATGGAGGGAACTATTCTGTTGCTCTCCGGGAAGGTTCTTTTGAGATATTTGGAGACCGGGTCACCAAATTAGGCACAAACAT GTACAGTGTGAGCCGCCCAGTGGAAACTCATATGTCAGGAACGACTAAAACTTCTGCTCAGCACACCAAGGTCAACACTGCTCCGAACCCTTTGGCCAAAGAGGAGTTGAACCTGTTGGCCAGGCTAATGGGAGGGTTAGAAGTTCAGAAACTGGGAAACGCAGACACCGACTTCCGACTCAACCTCTTTGCCAACGACAAGGAAGAAGA AGAGGCATTATTATTGAGACCGGATGAGCTGTCATACGGAGTCATAAAGATTCAAGCAACAAAG GACCAACAGGCCAGCGCTGAGCTTGCTAAAATCATGGGAGAGTTTACAGAGTCTGGGGATCAACCAGCCAGTGCCTGCAGCAAAGGAGATGACCTTCTGGCCATGATGGATGGTCTGTGA